A DNA window from Hypomesus transpacificus isolate Combined female chromosome 24, fHypTra1, whole genome shotgun sequence contains the following coding sequences:
- the LOC124486531 gene encoding interleukin-6 receptor subunit beta isoform X2, producing the protein MDPGYWSEWSNEVPVMTLERAPSKGLEVCYHLRPSSSSSRDHHLILMWKALNMHEAKGRILGYRVDYTPKTDSGGRSQNVTFDNTQLRRELSVREQEGEVTVTASNSAGSSPPSLLRIHPLPPQAMSTVRSLWVRSRGVFLVVQWDMENSSLPASEFAIEWTSHANPESKHWRWVDGYSRSADLTEHVLPLQTYTVSIYPIYHSLCGLPQSLPVSLENGVLSKPVKLHIDVTGDVGTARWEWETEINGPHIRVEGYKLAIKQGKQEQVFTVWPDVRQHTFHKLQPDITYSVHLLADNRTQETITFTVEGYLEAVATATPLISLTLVLGLFAILYKTLYKDHILSQVANPQASQIGQWLLKPHTEEVVEKNILKLEDFLVTDLQAASCFTEPDPESPSPSEEEDKSTCFIFSLPRNENPGPAILLCCSGCEESSIGKLESSRVPSEDSQIKCTLGCCPGCIQTWAPPRLTFTVGNTIECDSDYIVNTFSVQH; encoded by the exons ATGGACCCAG GGTACTGGAGCGAATGGAGCAATGAGGTTCCAGTCATGACGCTGGAAAGGG CTCCCTCTAAAGGCCTGGAGGTTTGTTACCACTTGAGGCCATCATCCTCATCTAGTAGAGATCATCATCTGATCCTGATGTGGAAG GCTCTTAACATGCATGAGGCTAAAGGTCGTATCCTTGGATACCGGGTGGACTACACACCGAAGACAGACAGTGGTGGCCGGTCCCAGAACGTGACCTTTGACAACACACAGCTCAGGAGGGAGCTGTCCGTgcgggagcaggagggggaggtcaCTGTAACAGCTTCTAACAGCGCAggctcttcccctccctcccttctccgcaTCCACCCCCTACCTCCACAGG CTATGTCAACAGTGAGGAGTCTGTGGGTGAGGTCTCGAGGGGTCTTCCTGGTGGTTCAGTGGGACATGGAGaactcctccctgcctgccagTGAGTTTGCCATAGAGTGGACCTCCCATGCAAACCCTGAATCTAAGCACTGGAGGTGGGTGGATGGATACAGCAGGTCTGCCGACTTGACAG AACATGTCCTTCCTCTGCAGACTTACACGGTTAGCATCTACCCCATCTACCACAGTCTGTGTGGCCTTCCAcagtcacttcctgtcagcctGGAGAATGGAG TTCTCTCAAAGCCCGTCAAGTTACACATCGACGTGACAGGTGACGTAGGGACTGCAAGGTGGGAGTGGGAGACGGAGATAAATGGGCCCCACATCAGAGTGGAGGGGTACAAACTGGCGATCAAACAGGGGAAGCAGGAACAAG TGTTCACCGTGTGGCCTGATGTAAGGCAACACACCTTCCATAAACTTCAACCCGACATCACATACTCAGTTCACCTGCTGGCAGACAACCGCACACAAGAAACTATCACATTTACTGTTGAAG GTTATCTTGAGGCCGTTGCTACAGCAACCCCGCTAATCTCCTTGACTCTGGTTCTGGGACTGTTTGCCATTTTGTACAAAACTCT ATACAAGGACCATATCCTGTCCCAAGTAGCTAACCCCCAGGCCAGTCAGATAGGACAGTGGCTGTTGAAGCCTCATACGGAG GAAGTTGTAGAGAAGAACATTCTGAAGCTAGAAGACTTCCTGGTCACGGACCTCCAAGCAGCAAGTTGTTTTACCGAGCCAGATCCAGAATCCCCATCTCCAAGCGAGGAAGAAGACAAAAGCACATGCTTCATTTTCTCTCTACCTCGCAATGAAAACCCAGGTCCGGCTATACTGCTGTGCTGCTCTGGCTGTGAGGAGAGTTCCATCGGAAAACTGGAGAGTTCCAGAGTTCCATCTGAAGACTCTCAGATCAAATGTACCCTGGGCTGCTGCCCCGGCTGCATCCAGACCTGGGCCCCTCCAAGACTGACCTTCACAGTGGGCAACACCATTGAATGCGACAGTGACTATATAGTGAACACCTTCTCTGTGCAACACTGA
- the LOC124486531 gene encoding interleukin-6 receptor subunit beta isoform X1: MSEMGPKSDILFWMFLGTCFLRLERTSCQSNDPSETRHPCELTLQAKDLKSCDNNKKICVSDVRDCEAHSSQYNPVSLNISCYLNSRLCRLSFSWNTELVNCEDTTYSFILNFSTDRTYCKRVINGFAKFNLTLHRRGSRQEDEGWFRPHLVDMVHAVKAPVPSITTVKSLDDSVSMSWTGDRGHKKCQVRYRVSTDHSWTQVQEDVLVVYGKSVVYTIKALQPYTNYCVSLACVGSAGYWSEWSNEVPVMTLERAPSKGLEVCYHLRPSSSSSRDHHLILMWKALNMHEAKGRILGYRVDYTPKTDSGGRSQNVTFDNTQLRRELSVREQEGEVTVTASNSAGSSPPSLLRIHPLPPQAMSTVRSLWVRSRGVFLVVQWDMENSSLPASEFAIEWTSHANPESKHWRWVDGYSRSADLTEHVLPLQTYTVSIYPIYHSLCGLPQSLPVSLENGVLSKPVKLHIDVTGDVGTARWEWETEINGPHIRVEGYKLAIKQGKQEQVFTVWPDVRQHTFHKLQPDITYSVHLLADNRTQETITFTVEGYLEAVATATPLISLTLVLGLFAILYKTLYKDHILSQVANPQASQIGQWLLKPHTEEVVEKNILKLEDFLVTDLQAASCFTEPDPESPSPSEEEDKSTCFIFSLPRNENPGPAILLCCSGCEESSIGKLESSRVPSEDSQIKCTLGCCPGCIQTWAPPRLTFTVGNTIECDSDYIVNTFSVQH, from the exons ATGTCTGAGATGGGGCCCAAAAGTGACATTTTGTTTTGGATGTTTTTAGGCACATGCTTCCTAAGACTGG AGAGAACCTCCTGTCAGAGCAATGACCCATCTGAAACACGTCACCCTTGTG AGTTGACCTTGCAGGCAAAGGATCTCAAGTCGTgtgataataataagaagatCTGTGTCAGTGACGTCAGAGACTGTGAGGCCCACTCTTCTCAGTATAACCCTG TATCCCTGAACATCTCTTGCTATTTGAATTCCCGCCTGTGCCGCCTGTCCTTCTCTTGGAATACCGAGTTGGTCAACTGTGAGGACACCACTTACTCTTTCATCCTAAA TTTCAGTACCGATAGGACTTATTGCAAGAGGGTTATAAACGGGTTTGCAAAGTTCAACCTGACGCTCCACCGGAGGGGCAGCCggcaggaggacgagggctGGTTCAGGCCACATCTTGTGGACATGGTTCATGCAG TGAAGGCTCCTGTTCCATCTATCACAACAGTAAAAAGTTTGGATGATTCTGTATCTATGTCTTGGACTGGCGACAGAGGACACAAGAAATGTCAGGTCCGCTATCGAGTTAGCACGGACCACTCATGGACCCAG GTACAAGAAGATGTCCTTGTCGTTTATGGTAAAAGCGTAGTCTATACGATAAAAGCCCTTCAGCCCTACACAAACTACTGTGTCAGTTTGGCGTGTGTTGGGTCGGCAGGGTACTGGAGCGAATGGAGCAATGAGGTTCCAGTCATGACGCTGGAAAGGG CTCCCTCTAAAGGCCTGGAGGTTTGTTACCACTTGAGGCCATCATCCTCATCTAGTAGAGATCATCATCTGATCCTGATGTGGAAG GCTCTTAACATGCATGAGGCTAAAGGTCGTATCCTTGGATACCGGGTGGACTACACACCGAAGACAGACAGTGGTGGCCGGTCCCAGAACGTGACCTTTGACAACACACAGCTCAGGAGGGAGCTGTCCGTgcgggagcaggagggggaggtcaCTGTAACAGCTTCTAACAGCGCAggctcttcccctccctcccttctccgcaTCCACCCCCTACCTCCACAGG CTATGTCAACAGTGAGGAGTCTGTGGGTGAGGTCTCGAGGGGTCTTCCTGGTGGTTCAGTGGGACATGGAGaactcctccctgcctgccagTGAGTTTGCCATAGAGTGGACCTCCCATGCAAACCCTGAATCTAAGCACTGGAGGTGGGTGGATGGATACAGCAGGTCTGCCGACTTGACAG AACATGTCCTTCCTCTGCAGACTTACACGGTTAGCATCTACCCCATCTACCACAGTCTGTGTGGCCTTCCAcagtcacttcctgtcagcctGGAGAATGGAG TTCTCTCAAAGCCCGTCAAGTTACACATCGACGTGACAGGTGACGTAGGGACTGCAAGGTGGGAGTGGGAGACGGAGATAAATGGGCCCCACATCAGAGTGGAGGGGTACAAACTGGCGATCAAACAGGGGAAGCAGGAACAAG TGTTCACCGTGTGGCCTGATGTAAGGCAACACACCTTCCATAAACTTCAACCCGACATCACATACTCAGTTCACCTGCTGGCAGACAACCGCACACAAGAAACTATCACATTTACTGTTGAAG GTTATCTTGAGGCCGTTGCTACAGCAACCCCGCTAATCTCCTTGACTCTGGTTCTGGGACTGTTTGCCATTTTGTACAAAACTCT ATACAAGGACCATATCCTGTCCCAAGTAGCTAACCCCCAGGCCAGTCAGATAGGACAGTGGCTGTTGAAGCCTCATACGGAG GAAGTTGTAGAGAAGAACATTCTGAAGCTAGAAGACTTCCTGGTCACGGACCTCCAAGCAGCAAGTTGTTTTACCGAGCCAGATCCAGAATCCCCATCTCCAAGCGAGGAAGAAGACAAAAGCACATGCTTCATTTTCTCTCTACCTCGCAATGAAAACCCAGGTCCGGCTATACTGCTGTGCTGCTCTGGCTGTGAGGAGAGTTCCATCGGAAAACTGGAGAGTTCCAGAGTTCCATCTGAAGACTCTCAGATCAAATGTACCCTGGGCTGCTGCCCCGGCTGCATCCAGACCTGGGCCCCTCCAAGACTGACCTTCACAGTGGGCAACACCATTGAATGCGACAGTGACTATATAGTGAACACCTTCTCTGTGCAACACTGA